One stretch of Halalkalicoccus tibetensis DNA includes these proteins:
- a CDS encoding DUF4013 domain-containing protein, with product MIRKTIRYLRRSDEPVKTVLIGGFFSYYGVFFVLPMVLTMGYFMRILRSAAADESPPVFERWMALFVDGVKAYAIWLIYLCIPFLNALLLGWFDVYEGVEGYQGYELFATFLVAISGGGIFAVFIPFGGRAFFEDLGASEPLEAGWGVTNTVTTEQVAVHLAADPYTYTLLILVWYVLPAALLNFARNSTFSAGFDFGEIRAIVFDKHYLAVWLPFLSLWWLGYLAVFSWQLSIADQGPLIDLSVIILEQYGLYGLANEVSENLIVAMSLIYFCTSMLAYTILGIAYRSSESAESTEAERGTHD from the coding sequence ATGATCAGGAAGACAATCCGTTATCTACGTCGTAGTGACGAACCAGTCAAAACTGTCTTGATTGGTGGCTTCTTCTCGTACTACGGCGTGTTTTTCGTTCTCCCAATGGTTCTGACTATGGGATATTTTATGCGAATCCTTCGCAGCGCAGCCGCCGACGAGTCGCCTCCAGTCTTCGAACGATGGATGGCGTTGTTCGTCGATGGGGTCAAAGCGTACGCGATCTGGCTGATCTATCTCTGTATCCCGTTCCTGAACGCCCTACTGCTGGGTTGGTTCGACGTGTATGAGGGAGTTGAGGGCTATCAGGGCTACGAGCTGTTCGCGACGTTTCTCGTAGCGATCTCCGGTGGTGGTATCTTCGCCGTTTTCATTCCGTTCGGTGGTCGGGCCTTCTTCGAAGACCTCGGGGCAAGTGAGCCCCTAGAAGCAGGTTGGGGGGTAACGAATACAGTCACCACCGAGCAGGTAGCTGTTCATCTTGCTGCTGATCCGTATACATACACACTGTTGATACTTGTCTGGTATGTTCTTCCGGCAGCGCTGTTAAATTTCGCTCGCAATAGTACCTTCTCGGCCGGGTTCGATTTCGGAGAAATCCGAGCGATCGTGTTCGATAAGCATTATCTAGCTGTCTGGCTCCCGTTTCTCTCGCTCTGGTGGCTCGGATATCTCGCGGTGTTTTCATGGCAACTCTCCATCGCTGATCAAGGACCACTAATCGATCTCAGTGTGATTATCCTCGAGCAGTATGGACTCTACGGGCTTGCAAATGAGGTCAGTGAGAACCTGATCGTCGCCATGTCCTTAATTTACTTTTGCACGTCGATGCTCGCATACACTATTCTCGGAATAGCCTATCGATCGTCTGAATCTGCCGAATCTACCGAGGCCGAGCGTGGTACTCATGATTAG
- a CDS encoding aldo/keto reductase, translating into MVGIVITQQRRDSTSFTAEGVKLTAHSPLAVGDVIDDETLTAIGEQYDKSAAQITLWWLLQQPMVSAIPMPSSPEHIRENFDVFDFELGDKDVHDIFDLQDGLPADLGDRLSV; encoded by the coding sequence TTGGTCGGGATCGTTATTACCCAACAGCGTCGGGATTCCACGTCGTTTACGGCTGAGGGTGTCAAGCTGACCGCCCACAGTCCACTTGCTGTTGGGGATGTCATCGACGACGAGACATTGACAGCGATCGGGGAACAATACGACAAGAGCGCAGCACAGATCACACTCTGGTGGCTACTTCAGCAACCGATGGTATCGGCGATCCCGATGCCTTCCTCGCCCGAGCATATCCGAGAGAACTTCGACGTGTTCGACTTTGAACTCGGCGACAAGGACGTCCATGATATATTCGATCTGCAAGACGGACTTCCAGCCGATCTCGGCGATCGGCTCAGTGTTTAA
- a CDS encoding LamG-like jellyroll fold domain-containing protein, protein MKLAQNRRRFLSTLGTSSVVFTAGCIGQSDTKSDDNANPDETPSNEENESKEDDEPDSPERIELKWSTSSDWDNAQEREGVMNINVGGRNAESLALGYDPTADRISEFDAFWPLDEDDPDADTFVDALGSADLSHDPERWGFTDDIDPSTPGLLGGTSVEFSGDDAILHEGLPIDPSENWTMGLWVWFDGPEDQPHSNAMMLESVTDDEALGLMPNVDPPAFKIGSVNNTPGSGTEIERQQWHFHVIRYQASDTRVQGYLDGEFDYSIQPEDDSEEWIPELHDVTLGHRRVSSMDKIFNGRLDSAWMTQGLLSEDDIRWLYNITNKGEGKLTTMPKQAPQQAVNLKAAADIPDKTTVLVTIHQDITGNGTSDTSQTVDISDGANSYELDGFKAIDGGTYWTTIELKTDDRETTPRVESVIVR, encoded by the coding sequence ATGAAATTAGCCCAGAATCGTCGCCGGTTTCTCTCTACATTAGGTACTAGTTCGGTTGTCTTCACCGCGGGATGTATAGGACAGTCTGATACGAAATCAGATGATAACGCTAATCCGGATGAGACACCGTCCAACGAAGAGAATGAAAGCAAAGAAGACGATGAACCGGATTCTCCCGAACGGATAGAGCTCAAGTGGTCAACGAGCTCAGACTGGGATAACGCCCAAGAGCGCGAGGGCGTCATGAATATCAACGTTGGCGGGCGGAATGCAGAATCTCTCGCGCTGGGCTATGATCCGACGGCTGATCGGATCAGTGAGTTCGACGCGTTTTGGCCGCTCGACGAGGACGATCCCGATGCCGATACGTTTGTCGACGCACTTGGCAGTGCCGACCTATCCCACGATCCCGAGCGATGGGGGTTCACCGATGATATCGATCCCTCTACCCCAGGACTGCTTGGAGGGACATCCGTCGAGTTCAGTGGGGACGACGCTATCCTGCATGAGGGGCTCCCCATCGATCCTAGCGAAAACTGGACGATGGGGCTATGGGTATGGTTCGACGGCCCTGAGGACCAACCTCATTCAAACGCAATGATGCTGGAAAGCGTCACTGATGACGAGGCGCTCGGTCTTATGCCAAATGTAGATCCTCCCGCGTTCAAGATTGGGAGTGTAAACAATACGCCGGGGTCTGGAACGGAGATCGAACGGCAACAATGGCATTTCCATGTTATACGATATCAGGCTTCCGACACCAGAGTCCAGGGATATCTCGACGGAGAGTTCGACTACTCCATCCAACCTGAAGACGATTCTGAGGAATGGATCCCCGAGCTTCACGACGTCACGCTGGGACATCGCCGTGTCAGTAGTATGGACAAGATCTTCAACGGGCGGCTCGATTCGGCGTGGATGACTCAGGGGTTGCTTTCAGAAGACGACATTCGATGGCTTTACAACATTACCAATAAGGGTGAGGGAAAATTAACAACGATGCCAAAACAGGCGCCTCAGCAGGCTGTGAACCTCAAAGCAGCGGCCGATATCCCGGATAAAACGACCGTTTTGGTAACCATCCATCAAGACATCACCGGCAACGGCACAAGCGATACGTCACAGACTGTTGATATCAGTGACGGCGCGAACTCGTACGAGTTGGACGGATTCAAGGCGATTGATGGCGGTACATACTGGACCACAATTGAACTCAAAACGGATGACCGAGAGACTACACCCCGTGTCGAGTCGGTAATAGTACGGTGA
- a CDS encoding DUF5828 family protein, with product MEESVSGFKVRGTWADIIEHGECITRALRDAGIHTASSKPNSSYPDAFAEWDEWRPKPHDQLEDAISEKTAEQASVDEGTGEKVGESPTEDIQTAGEKLTESSEELEKDDDESPTDKAGESMEHVARAADTAGRKTLRKVEETVYDQVMTQISPYYFDNELMSANLGQVTTGDEEEFIFEVNVNDDDLKSVISERLTDEDSID from the coding sequence ATGGAAGAGAGTGTCTCAGGGTTCAAGGTCCGCGGCACATGGGCCGACATCATCGAACACGGCGAGTGTATCACGCGCGCGCTCCGGGATGCAGGGATTCATACGGCATCGAGCAAACCGAATTCAAGCTACCCCGACGCGTTTGCGGAGTGGGACGAATGGCGTCCTAAGCCCCACGATCAACTTGAAGACGCCATCAGCGAGAAAACCGCTGAGCAGGCCAGCGTCGATGAGGGAACAGGCGAGAAGGTCGGTGAATCGCCTACCGAAGACATTCAGACTGCCGGGGAGAAGCTTACCGAATCCTCGGAGGAACTGGAAAAAGACGATGACGAGAGTCCAACCGATAAAGCGGGCGAATCCATGGAACACGTCGCCCGGGCAGCCGACACGGCAGGACGAAAGACCCTCAGGAAAGTCGAAGAGACCGTCTATGACCAGGTGATGACCCAAATCTCACCGTATTATTTTGACAATGAATTGATGAGTGCTAACCTCGGCCAAGTCACGACCGGTGATGAGGAGGAATTCATCTTTGAGGTCAATGTGAATGACGACGATCTGAAAAGTGTGATCTCTGAGCGCCTTACCGATGAGGACTCGATCGACTAA